Within Limisalsivibrio acetivorans, the genomic segment GGCTTTCTGGGGGTCATCCACACGTCTGGAAAGAGCCTTCATATTAGTGAAGCCTCCAACGGCGAGGGGTGTTATAGCTGCCTCTGCACCACCGGCCACCATGCAGTCCGCATCGCCGCGGGCAATTATCTTGAAGGCATCCCCGAGGGCATGGGTGGCAGTGGCGCATGCCGTAACAGTGGAAAGATTGGGCCCCTTAAGGCCGTATTTGATGGAAACAGCACCGCTTCCCATGTTTATGATAGCCGCAGGAATAAAGAAGGGGGAGATCTTTCTGTAACCACCCTTTCTATAGGCCTCGTGGGTTTTCTCGATGGTTTCAAACCCTCCGATTCCGGAGCCGACAATAACGCCGAAGCGATCCCTGTTCACCTTTTCAAGATCGATGCCGGAATCCTTCATGGCAAGCTCGCTTGCGGCCAGCGCATAAACGATAAACTGGTCGTATCTCCTGAGCTCTTTCTTATCTACGAAATCTGTGGGTTCAAACCCAGCCACCTCGCCCGCTATATCAACGGGAAAATCCGAGGTATCAAACCTGGTAATCTTTGATATACCGCTCTTGCCGGAAAGCAGGGCGTTCCAGTTGTCCTCAATGCCGACACCAAGCGGGGTCACAAGACCTATTCCTGTAATTACTACTCTTCTCACAAAATCCTCCGACTATCTGTGCGTTGAATAATTAACAAATTATACAGCCGGTTAAAATAACTGTAAAGGGATCCGGAAACTGTTTCCGGACCCCGGTTATACGCATGTAAATTTTTTCGTTACTGTGCTTTGGTGATGTAGTTTATTGCATCGCCGACAGTTTTGATCTTCTCAGCTTCCTCATCGGGGATCTCGATACCGAACTCCTCTTCGAAAGCCATGATAAGCTCCACTGTATCGAGGGAATCTGCGTCGAGGTCATCAATGAAAGATGACTCGGGCTTTATTGCGTCCTCTTCGGCGTTAAGCTGCTCAGCTATAATCTCTTT encodes:
- the fabF gene encoding beta-ketoacyl-ACP synthase II; the encoded protein is MRRVVITGIGLVTPLGVGIEDNWNALLSGKSGISKITRFDTSDFPVDIAGEVAGFEPTDFVDKKELRRYDQFIVYALAASELAMKDSGIDLEKVNRDRFGVIVGSGIGGFETIEKTHEAYRKGGYRKISPFFIPAAIINMGSGAVSIKYGLKGPNLSTVTACATATHALGDAFKIIARGDADCMVAGGAEAAITPLAVGGFTNMKALSRRVDDPQKASRPFDKGRDGFVMGEGSGILILEEYEHAKARGAKIYAEIAGYGLAGDAYHMTAPDESGDGGMRTMQMAIDDAGVKPEEVDYVNAHGTSTPYNDVIETKAIKGVFGEHAYNMKISSTKSMTGHLLGAAGGIEGAFLALTIKNGIIPPTINLEEPDEGCDLDYVPNKPVEAEVNCGISNSLGFGGTNATILLKKI
- the acpP gene encoding acyl carrier protein; translation: MDIEAKVKEIIAEQLNAEEDAIKPESSFIDDLDADSLDTVELIMAFEEEFGIEIPDEEAEKIKTVGDAINYITKAQ